In Chryseobacterium gleum, a single genomic region encodes these proteins:
- a CDS encoding DNA repair ATPase translates to MSEQLNSGTYEIIQNRLNEQKNDLIQRLQQLNENRKNIFGGVDFSLIANERISTDHSCIAKDIYSLGDHLIFGSNAHLGLQTEINISDIFSIYTINNDRFEPQDHSLINDEVFIDEFKNLYKYYRNTFFARFTFTENYLYMVFQLSESTTDIKAFKWLIKENQLTYIDSRSASETSYPQQHGFVWTKATRDMQRSGKHPHISLADKVFVESIGGDITIKVEDNTDTGKGIYSEDVIHKDQNLDDAEIHFCDLDNLVLFKIKPYQETERYFIYNHKEKTVSRADALKYSGLLLPENQGVLFSNGYALQTGGLKVISQDQNRLYYLKTITEPNGENFLYVFYDDKTNNYQLISYNIITQTIETPIRCSGFTLLQDGKLIYLRESIETTKHHLSQIWQTPFSKELLPNIEKADSLLYKIGNKDIVRVMAESQELITLLNKKDSYSGLYDDIVKLSTFILDTYYFLGEDEVQKLDVPLKEIRAIAHSAINEYEKVVEQRKNTEEALEKIKQACGKILDDTKRLHYSQLTEYIDALSQIRALRGEVTGARELKYADTALLDRLEKSLADRYTELSNACVEFLLQEGALLPYEERAQQISEDINGLQKAIDARTIEENINTLSGRLELLVDIVNNLKIEDTSQSTQIIENISLIFARLNQERLELSKRKREISGKELASDFQAQITLFDQSVINFLELSQTPEKCDEYLTKLSIQLEEMETKFIDFEEFIQQIGIKREEVYGHFQNKRVQLTEARNKRTQNLFDAAQRILKSVQAKAESFDSENEINGYFAADLMVEKVRDLSRQLAELEDSAKSEEIQTLLKTQQQEAVRKLKDKKEIYADGESVIALGDYKFAVNQQKQDLTLVLRNTQYYYHLTGTSFYEPLNFTADEFKEVWNQEFVSENNKVKRFEYLAWNVFSAHQEITPEAENEKAVQDFTSEHFGEGLVKGVHDKDAEKIVLKLQQIHNELGLMRFTAQERTLAQLFWFFLGTERKEYYTKQFAAASIIAQSFVVKQEFEYLSRELSEEMKSFASANSIFKETDCINAAIYLKKEDKENFLISEKAATLYGLFMKELKEKGKDLEFMAQLQAMYQYPSACYYIAEGALQAFDSDADQNTVQEAAGFLITQKFDPKNIRHIAYEVAIKELKSLEKDTEYHLNYFEFVSRLNYFNTVTVPKYKRLQELKHSWVDEKKKALKLDTFKPQILSSFVRNKLINDVYFPLIGANLAKQLGTAGSDKRTDRMGMLLLVSPPGYGKTTLMEYMAERMGLVFMKINGPSLGYDIVSTDPSEARNAGARQELEKLNLALEMGDNVMLYLDDIQHCNPEFLQKFISLADGQRKIEGIYNGESKTYDLRSKRFCLVMAGNPYTESGEKFKIPDMLANRSDTYNLGEISGSKTDLFDLSLIENALMSNEYLTRLTNPGMENLYELYDCVLTDNPADNLKGNFSSNEISDFRAVLKNTVRVRNMVLKVNREYIASAAMSDDYRNEPPFKLQGSYRNMNKLIAQIQPILKDNEVTQLVLNHYQNESQTLTTGAEANMLKLKELIGILSEEETERWNEIKKTFVKNKTLKGLGENDRMSQIVALLAQFGDGLEGIKEALKKAE, encoded by the coding sequence ATGTCAGAACAACTTAATTCCGGAACTTACGAAATTATTCAGAACCGTTTAAATGAGCAGAAGAATGATCTGATTCAGAGACTTCAGCAGCTTAATGAAAACCGTAAAAATATATTTGGCGGTGTAGATTTTTCTCTTATTGCCAATGAAAGAATTTCTACGGATCATAGCTGTATTGCCAAAGATATCTATTCACTGGGTGACCACCTGATTTTCGGGTCTAATGCACACCTTGGACTTCAGACGGAAATCAATATTTCGGACATTTTTTCAATATATACCATCAATAATGACCGGTTTGAACCTCAGGATCACAGCCTGATCAATGATGAGGTTTTCATTGACGAGTTTAAAAACCTTTACAAATATTACAGAAATACTTTCTTTGCCCGATTTACCTTCACGGAAAACTATCTTTATATGGTTTTTCAGCTGTCGGAAAGTACCACAGATATCAAAGCTTTTAAATGGCTGATCAAAGAGAATCAATTGACGTATATCGATTCTAGAAGTGCCTCCGAAACCTCATATCCTCAGCAGCATGGCTTTGTATGGACAAAGGCAACCAGAGATATGCAGAGATCCGGAAAACATCCTCATATTTCTTTAGCAGATAAAGTTTTTGTAGAAAGTATCGGTGGAGATATTACCATCAAAGTAGAAGACAATACAGATACCGGGAAGGGAATTTATTCTGAAGATGTCATTCACAAAGATCAGAATCTGGATGATGCAGAAATTCATTTCTGTGATCTGGATAATCTGGTTTTGTTTAAAATAAAGCCGTATCAGGAAACAGAACGCTATTTTATTTATAATCACAAAGAAAAAACCGTTTCCAGAGCAGATGCTCTTAAATATTCGGGGCTTTTGCTTCCGGAAAATCAAGGGGTATTGTTTTCAAACGGATATGCCCTTCAGACCGGAGGATTAAAAGTGATTTCTCAGGATCAGAACAGGCTTTACTATCTGAAAACCATTACGGAACCCAACGGAGAGAACTTTTTGTATGTTTTTTATGATGATAAAACGAATAACTATCAGCTTATTTCTTACAATATCATCACCCAGACCATAGAAACTCCGATCCGTTGTAGTGGATTTACGCTTTTGCAGGACGGGAAACTGATCTATCTTCGGGAAAGTATAGAAACCACGAAGCATCACCTGTCCCAGATCTGGCAGACTCCTTTTTCAAAAGAACTGTTGCCCAATATAGAAAAGGCAGACAGTTTACTTTACAAAATAGGAAATAAAGATATTGTACGCGTCATGGCAGAAAGCCAGGAGCTGATCACCCTTCTGAACAAAAAAGACTCTTACAGTGGCTTGTATGATGATATCGTAAAGCTCTCTACTTTTATTCTGGATACTTACTATTTTCTTGGTGAAGATGAGGTTCAGAAGCTTGATGTACCATTGAAAGAGATCAGAGCGATTGCACATTCGGCCATCAATGAATACGAAAAAGTAGTAGAGCAAAGGAAGAACACAGAAGAAGCTTTAGAAAAGATAAAACAGGCCTGTGGGAAAATTCTTGATGATACCAAAAGGCTTCACTATTCCCAGCTTACAGAATATATTGATGCTCTTTCTCAAATCAGAGCCTTAAGAGGAGAAGTGACAGGAGCAAGAGAGCTTAAATATGCAGACACAGCTTTGCTGGATAGACTGGAAAAATCCCTTGCAGACCGTTATACAGAACTGTCAAATGCCTGTGTAGAATTTCTGCTTCAGGAAGGTGCATTATTGCCATACGAAGAAAGAGCACAGCAGATTTCTGAAGATATCAATGGATTACAGAAAGCCATTGATGCCAGAACAATTGAAGAAAATATCAATACCCTTTCCGGGCGGCTGGAATTATTGGTGGATATTGTTAATAATCTTAAAATTGAAGACACCTCCCAGTCTACCCAGATTATTGAAAACATCTCTCTGATTTTTGCCAGACTGAATCAGGAAAGACTTGAGCTCAGCAAAAGAAAAAGAGAAATTTCGGGAAAAGAGCTTGCTTCGGATTTCCAGGCTCAGATTACCTTATTTGACCAGTCTGTGATCAACTTTCTGGAGCTTTCGCAAACTCCTGAGAAATGTGATGAATATCTGACCAAACTCTCCATCCAGTTGGAAGAAATGGAAACGAAATTTATTGATTTCGAAGAATTCATTCAGCAGATAGGAATCAAAAGAGAAGAGGTTTACGGGCATTTCCAGAATAAAAGGGTACAGCTTACCGAAGCAAGAAATAAAAGGACTCAGAATCTATTTGATGCTGCACAAAGAATACTGAAATCGGTACAGGCCAAAGCAGAATCTTTTGACTCAGAAAATGAGATCAATGGCTATTTTGCTGCAGATCTTATGGTGGAGAAAGTGAGGGATCTTTCCAGGCAGCTTGCAGAATTGGAGGATTCAGCAAAGTCAGAGGAGATTCAGACCTTGTTAAAAACCCAGCAGCAGGAAGCAGTAAGAAAGCTGAAAGATAAAAAAGAGATCTACGCAGACGGGGAAAGCGTTATTGCATTGGGAGACTATAAATTTGCAGTCAATCAGCAGAAGCAGGACCTTACTTTGGTGCTTAGAAATACTCAATATTACTACCACCTTACCGGAACAAGCTTTTATGAACCTTTAAACTTTACAGCTGATGAATTCAAAGAAGTATGGAATCAGGAATTTGTTTCAGAAAACAACAAGGTAAAAAGGTTTGAATATCTTGCCTGGAACGTATTTTCCGCTCATCAGGAGATAACCCCGGAAGCAGAGAATGAAAAGGCTGTACAGGATTTTACCTCAGAGCATTTTGGGGAAGGACTGGTAAAGGGGGTTCATGATAAAGATGCCGAAAAAATTGTTCTCAAACTGCAGCAGATACACAATGAGCTGGGACTAATGAGGTTTACAGCACAGGAAAGAACACTTGCCCAGCTTTTCTGGTTCTTTCTCGGAACCGAAAGAAAGGAATATTATACCAAACAGTTTGCGGCTGCATCTATTATTGCCCAGTCATTCGTTGTAAAGCAGGAATTTGAATATCTGAGCAGAGAGCTTTCGGAAGAAATGAAATCATTCGCATCAGCCAATAGTATTTTTAAAGAGACAGATTGTATCAATGCTGCCATCTACCTGAAAAAAGAAGACAAAGAGAACTTCCTGATCTCGGAAAAAGCCGCCACTCTGTACGGGCTTTTCATGAAAGAGCTCAAAGAAAAGGGTAAAGATCTGGAGTTTATGGCTCAGTTACAGGCTATGTATCAATATCCTTCAGCGTGTTATTATATTGCTGAAGGTGCATTACAGGCATTTGACTCTGATGCTGATCAAAATACGGTACAGGAAGCAGCAGGATTTTTGATCACCCAGAAGTTTGATCCGAAAAATATCAGACATATTGCGTATGAAGTAGCCATAAAAGAGCTGAAGTCTCTTGAAAAAGACACGGAATATCATCTTAACTACTTTGAATTTGTATCCCGACTGAATTACTTTAATACGGTTACCGTTCCGAAATACAAACGTCTTCAGGAATTGAAACACAGTTGGGTAGATGAAAAGAAAAAAGCACTGAAACTGGATACTTTTAAACCTCAGATATTAAGCTCATTTGTAAGAAATAAACTGATCAATGATGTCTATTTTCCTCTCATCGGAGCGAACCTTGCCAAGCAATTGGGAACAGCAGGTTCAGACAAAAGAACAGACAGGATGGGAATGCTTCTTCTGGTATCTCCACCAGGATACGGAAAGACAACCCTGATGGAGTATATGGCAGAACGTATGGGATTGGTTTTCATGAAAATAAACGGTCCATCACTAGGCTACGATATTGTATCAACGGATCCTTCTGAAGCCAGAAATGCAGGTGCCAGACAGGAACTTGAAAAACTAAATCTTGCGCTGGAAATGGGAGATAATGTCATGCTTTATCTGGATGATATTCAGCACTGTAATCCTGAGTTTTTACAGAAATTCATCTCTCTTGCAGACGGACAGAGAAAGATTGAAGGAATCTACAATGGTGAAAGTAAAACTTATGACCTTCGATCCAAAAGATTCTGCCTTGTCATGGCCGGAAATCCATACACAGAGAGTGGAGAAAAGTTTAAAATTCCCGACATGCTGGCTAACCGTTCAGATACCTACAATCTGGGAGAAATATCCGGATCGAAAACAGATCTTTTTGACCTGAGCCTTATTGAAAATGCTTTAATGTCTAATGAATACCTAACCAGATTAACAAATCCGGGAATGGAAAACCTGTATGAACTCTATGATTGTGTACTTACAGATAATCCTGCCGATAACCTGAAAGGAAACTTCAGCTCTAATGAAATATCAGATTTCAGAGCAGTCCTGAAAAATACGGTCAGGGTAAGAAATATGGTGTTAAAAGTGAACAGGGAATATATCGCATCCGCAGCCATGTCAGACGATTACCGAAATGAACCGCCATTCAAGCTGCAGGGATCTTACCGTAATATGAATAAGCTGATTGCACAAATACAGCCTATTCTTAAAGATAATGAAGTTACTCAGCTTGTCTTGAATCACTATCAAAATGAATCCCAGACGCTGACAACCGGAGCAGAAGCTAATATGCTGAAA
- a CDS encoding DUF3127 domain-containing protein, protein MELQGTVKKLFDAQTFASGFQKREMVILTQEQYPQPINIEFLSDKISLLDNLKEGENVKVGINIRGREWVSPQGETKYFNSITGWRVEKVFDNASEPTQAMPQQSASPVSNENPFAGDDDDDLPF, encoded by the coding sequence ATGGAATTACAAGGAACGGTAAAGAAACTTTTTGATGCTCAAACATTTGCGAGCGGGTTTCAAAAAAGAGAAATGGTTATTTTGACCCAGGAACAGTATCCACAGCCGATAAACATAGAATTTTTATCTGATAAAATCAGTTTATTAGATAACCTTAAGGAAGGAGAAAACGTAAAAGTAGGAATCAACATCAGAGGTAGGGAATGGGTTTCTCCTCAGGGCGAGACTAAATATTTCAACTCTATTACAGGATGGAGAGTAGAGAAAGTATTTGATAATGCTTCAGAACCTACTCAGGCAATGCCTCAGCAATCTGCTTCTCCAGTTTCAAATGAGAATCCGTTTGCTGGTGATGACGATGATGATTTGCCTTTTTAA
- a CDS encoding PspA/IM30 family protein yields MNIFKRLLTIGKAEIHSVIESFEDPINLTEEGIREMKEQLAKSIEALAQLKALAIRKKNEAETEEQTAKDYYNKAVVIVQKAEKGEVETAEADRLAKEALKRQTASLENAKNLQKEHEKQYDECEKMQANINHLKSDIAKWENELKTLKARVQVSEATKDINQKMTQMDTGSTVSMLEKLKDRVVQQEALAEAYSDISKAGKSIDEEIDALVNNNDTKAEEALNRLKETLKKG; encoded by the coding sequence ATGAACATTTTCAAAAGATTGCTAACAATAGGAAAAGCAGAGATCCATTCTGTGATCGAAAGCTTTGAAGACCCAATCAATTTAACGGAAGAGGGTATCCGTGAAATGAAAGAACAGCTGGCAAAAAGCATAGAAGCGCTTGCCCAGTTAAAAGCTCTTGCTATTCGGAAAAAGAATGAAGCAGAAACAGAAGAGCAAACGGCAAAAGATTATTATAATAAGGCCGTTGTGATTGTGCAGAAAGCCGAAAAAGGAGAAGTGGAAACTGCAGAGGCAGACCGTCTTGCCAAAGAAGCTCTGAAAAGACAGACTGCTTCTCTGGAAAATGCAAAAAATCTACAGAAAGAACACGAAAAACAATACGATGAATGTGAAAAGATGCAGGCCAATATCAATCATCTGAAATCCGATATTGCCAAGTGGGAAAACGAGCTCAAAACACTTAAAGCCAGGGTTCAGGTAAGTGAAGCCACAAAAGATATCAACCAGAAGATGACCCAAATGGATACCGGAAGTACAGTAAGTATGCTGGAAAAACTGAAAGATCGCGTGGTACAGCAGGAAGCTCTTGCGGAAGCTTATTCAGATATTTCAAAGGCAGGAAAAAGTATTGATGAGGAAATAGATGCCCTGGTCAATAATAACGATACAAAAGCTGAAGAAGCTTTAAACAGATTAAAAGAAACACTAAAAAAAGGCTAA
- a CDS encoding flotillin family protein, translating into MNLPLIAGIIVAVVATVGLIFWILSMYKKTVQGIVILRTGYGGTKVFFNAGIVIPIIHRMESMDISVKKLEISREGRAGLICKDNMRADIQVAFFIRVNKSVDDIVNVGQTIGCQRASDAQTLRELFEAKFSEALKTVGKKFDFTELYEARSEFRQEILDIIGTDLNGYVLDDCAIDYLEQTSIDKLDKDNILDSEGIKKITELTATQNIKANQVRRDEEKTITKQNVEAREAILELEKQLAEKEESQKREVANIKARENAEILKVEEEERLRYETVRIATEEKLQIAEENKLRQVVIAAKNKERADLVETERVLKDKALEATERERIVSLAQIEKEKAIELEKKSIQDAIRERLTMEKTVVEEQQGIKDLEAFKTAERNKQVEITVATQEAEKKLIEETRAAEARRLAAEKDAQKYVIEAQAKRDAAEKEAEARKIIADAKAKEEATIGLSEAQVMHAKADAAERQGLAEATVIEKKADANKKEGIAQAEVIKEKALAEAAGITEKAEAMKKLNDAGKDHEEFRLQLAKEKDVELAQIAIQKDIAEAQSMVLAEAFKSAKIDIVGGDNTFFDNVIRQVSAGKGLDKFINHSENAQIVKENLLGDGENIIGKVMGMVDKYKISSDDIKNMSIASLIFKLNSVATQQEKGILERALDMAKHLGVEHKPVNNKHV; encoded by the coding sequence ATGAACTTACCTTTAATTGCTGGAATTATTGTTGCTGTTGTAGCAACAGTCGGATTGATTTTCTGGATTTTATCGATGTATAAAAAAACCGTTCAGGGAATCGTTATTTTAAGAACTGGTTATGGAGGTACAAAGGTCTTCTTTAATGCTGGTATCGTGATTCCCATTATCCACCGTATGGAATCTATGGACATTTCCGTAAAAAAACTGGAGATTTCAAGAGAGGGAAGAGCAGGCCTGATCTGTAAAGACAATATGAGAGCAGATATTCAGGTGGCATTTTTTATCCGGGTCAACAAATCAGTAGATGATATCGTGAATGTAGGTCAAACCATTGGCTGTCAGCGTGCTTCAGATGCGCAGACATTAAGAGAACTGTTCGAAGCAAAATTTTCAGAAGCCCTTAAAACAGTAGGAAAGAAATTTGATTTTACCGAATTATACGAAGCAAGAAGTGAATTTCGTCAGGAAATCCTTGATATCATCGGAACAGACCTTAACGGATATGTACTGGATGACTGTGCGATAGACTACCTTGAGCAGACCTCAATTGATAAATTAGATAAAGATAATATCCTTGATTCTGAAGGGATTAAGAAAATTACCGAACTGACAGCTACCCAAAATATTAAAGCCAACCAGGTTCGTCGTGATGAGGAAAAAACCATTACAAAACAGAACGTAGAAGCCCGTGAAGCAATTCTTGAGCTTGAAAAACAGCTGGCTGAAAAAGAAGAATCTCAAAAAAGAGAGGTTGCCAATATCAAAGCCCGTGAAAATGCTGAAATTCTGAAAGTAGAAGAAGAAGAACGTCTGAGATATGAAACAGTTCGGATTGCAACAGAAGAAAAACTGCAGATTGCAGAAGAAAATAAACTTCGTCAGGTCGTGATCGCTGCTAAAAATAAAGAACGTGCAGATCTGGTAGAGACAGAAAGAGTCCTAAAAGATAAAGCGCTTGAAGCTACGGAAAGAGAAAGAATTGTCTCTCTTGCCCAAATTGAAAAGGAAAAAGCAATAGAGCTAGAGAAGAAAAGTATTCAGGATGCGATCCGTGAGCGTTTAACCATGGAGAAAACCGTAGTGGAAGAGCAGCAGGGAATCAAAGACCTGGAAGCCTTCAAAACAGCAGAAAGAAATAAGCAGGTAGAAATTACCGTTGCCACTCAGGAAGCAGAGAAAAAGCTGATCGAGGAAACAAGAGCCGCAGAAGCCCGCAGATTGGCTGCAGAAAAAGATGCGCAGAAATATGTAATTGAAGCACAGGCGAAAAGAGATGCTGCAGAAAAAGAAGCTGAAGCCCGTAAGATCATTGCAGACGCGAAAGCAAAAGAAGAAGCTACAATAGGACTGTCAGAAGCTCAGGTAATGCATGCGAAAGCAGATGCTGCAGAAAGACAAGGTCTTGCAGAAGCAACCGTTATTGAGAAAAAAGCAGATGCCAACAAAAAAGAAGGAATTGCCCAGGCGGAAGTCATCAAAGAAAAAGCATTGGCAGAGGCAGCAGGAATTACAGAGAAGGCAGAAGCGATGAAGAAACTGAACGATGCCGGAAAAGACCACGAAGAATTCCGTCTTCAGCTTGCCAAAGAAAAAGATGTGGAGCTGGCTCAGATCGCTATTCAGAAAGATATTGCAGAAGCACAGTCAATGGTACTGGCAGAAGCTTTCAAATCTGCAAAAATTGATATCGTAGGAGGTGACAATACATTCTTCGACAATGTTATCAGACAGGTTTCTGCAGGAAAAGGACTGGATAAGTTCATTAACCACAGTGAAAATGCACAGATTGTAAAAGAAAACCTTCTGGGGGATGGAGAAAATATCATTGGAAAAGTGATGGGAATGGTGGATAAATATAAAATCTCTTCTGACGACATCAAAAATATGAGCATAGCGTCCCTGATCTTTAAACTGAACAGTGTTGCCACTCAACAGGAAAAGGGAATTCTGGAAAGAGCTCTGGACATGGCTAAACACCTGGGAGTAGAGCACAAACCGGTGAATAACAAACATGTTTAA
- a CDS encoding helix-turn-helix domain-containing protein, which yields MSFFGTNIKKIRQVKGLSQKAFADLFDLNRGVISSYEEGRAEPKIETILKVASHFNLNLDQLLTEILPVNQLASVSDIDQLMLFPELAIQNSKEIQLKTEENNPNSVILQKILASVDLVYEFTSEKAPLPQYQSGDILFLNKTDPKTDSINNLLVYTNKNLQYVTDHQFINNQEYYKIVGYVSTAEKNIFTSIFERLDKLEKKTDLLNN from the coding sequence ATGAGCTTCTTTGGAACTAATATTAAGAAAATAAGACAGGTGAAAGGACTTAGCCAAAAGGCTTTTGCCGATTTATTTGATTTAAACAGAGGAGTAATAAGCTCTTATGAGGAAGGCCGCGCCGAGCCTAAGATTGAAACCATATTAAAGGTTGCCAGCCATTTTAACCTTAATCTTGATCAATTGCTGACTGAAATCCTGCCGGTAAACCAGCTTGCAAGCGTTTCCGACATTGACCAGTTAATGCTTTTTCCTGAGCTGGCCATTCAAAACAGCAAAGAAATACAGCTAAAAACGGAAGAAAATAATCCCAACTCAGTAATATTGCAAAAAATATTAGCATCTGTTGATCTGGTTTATGAATTTACTTCTGAAAAAGCTCCACTTCCTCAATATCAATCCGGTGATATTTTATTTCTGAATAAAACAGATCCGAAAACGGACTCCATTAACAATTTACTGGTTTACACCAACAAAAACCTTCAGTATGTAACTGACCATCAGTTTATAAACAATCAGGAATATTATAAGATTGTAGGCTATGTCTCAACTGCTGAGAAAAATATTTTCACAAGCATTTTTGAAAGACTGGATAAACTGGAAAAGAAAACGGATCTGCTCAACAACTGA